The genomic DNA aaaaaaattagtcactTGGCTTTCCTTTCGGAGtggtttacaatttttatttcctaattctACCTGCTGTGTGTATGTCCAAGCTGGAAACTGGGCTAAGTCTTCCTCAAGGAAATGGGGCTTTTCTGCCCTTTCAAGCTTCCGTTCTTATCTCCTCATTTCAGACCTAgaactagaaaataaattcaaCCTGGCAAAATTTAAGTGCAACACCTTTCTCCTCTAATAACACCAAAAACTTCTCATTTACCCTGCATCAAAATTATCACAAGTTCAGAGTCAGTGGAATCCAGATTTGTGAGGGTTTGCCATGTTTCTTCTCTGAGCTCCTTGGAAGGCGCCCATGCCACGTGACATGCAACGCTGTGCTTTTCGGTTTACGAAATCAGAAAACACAGCCTAAGGGAGCAGGGCCAAAGAAAGGTATTAGGAAGATAATGTTAAAacctataataaaattaaaacgaTGAATATAGCTAGGAGAACTGTCCATCCAGGGAATAAGCATATTAGTGTAAGTGGATTAAGAGTCAGAAATTAATGAGGTCTATTAATTGAGTTGATTCCTGTAATCTGGTAAAATGCAAATAACATCTTCTTGTAATCGGCCCGTGGACTGCCTGAATGAATACCACTAGAACCACTAGAAAGCAGGTTTGgcttagaaagaaaacaatacttAAAATCTTTTAGCAAGACCACAACGAGGGTAGCTGAACCACCACTTGATTTTGGAGCCATGGATTCCTGGAATTAATAAGATTAATAACAATAGTGAGCACTTACAGGAGTACCTATGTGCCAAGTATTGTTCTAAGttgattcatttaatcttcatagttGTGCAGTACATGCcattatcatcatccccattttatagatgaagagatCATGACATGGGTAGGTTAAGTGATTGTCCAGGGCCACATACCTAGTAAGTATTGAAaccagaatttattttattttttattgaagtatagttgatttacaatgttgtgttaatttctgctgtatagcaaagtgactcagttatacatatatatacattcttttaaaaaatattcttttccattatggtttaccataAGATATCGAATACAGTTatctgtgctatacactaggaccttgttgtttatccatcctatatataaaatcttacatCTGGAGTGTGACCGGGATGGCGCATTTTCTTGCACTGAGTAATTCAGTGTCGCTGGCAGCTGAGCAGGGCGGAGAGTTCTATGGTGAAGTGAGGGGAGGGATTCATGTAGGAGTCCGGGGGAGCCTTGTTCTGAACTCTAAGGTGGGAAGTTGATGCTGGGGACTGCTACTCCCAGACTCGCAGCATGAAAGTTGTGATATCATCCTCGAACCATcagctttgaaatttaaaaagagtggaGAAGACTCAAGAAACAGCCCAAAGAATTCTTCTAGAACCTTACAAGTACTTACCTCAGTTACCAGGTAAATAAGTGAGAAGCAAACTTTCACAGACAATTAATCATTGGCTAAAAGTTCCCAAAGACAAGCTGCAGATTACCATTGAAGTGACAGAAATGTTGCATAATGACAGTTTACTCATTGATGATGTCGAAGACAGCTCAGAACTCCGACGTGGCTTTCCCGTGGCACACAGCATCTATGGAATTCCATCTGTCATCAATGCTGCCAACTATGTACATTTTCTTGACCTAGAGAAAGTCTTAACCCTTGATCACCCAGATGCAGTAAAGCTTTTTACTCGCCAGCTTTTAGAACTCCATCAGGGACAAGGCCTAGATACCTACTGGAGGGATAATTACACATGTCCCactgaagaagaatataaaacaatGGTCCTGCAAAAGACAGGAGGACTATTTGGATTAGCAGTAGGTCTCATGCAGTTGTTCTCTGATTATAAAGAAGATTTAAAGCCACTGCTGAATACACCTGGGCTGTTTTTCCAAATTAGGGATGATTATGCTAATCTACACTCCAAAGAATATAgtgaaaacaaaagcttttgtgAAGATCTAACAGAGGGAAAGTTCTCCTTCCCTACTATTCATGCTATCTGGTGGAGGCCTGAAACCACCCAGGTGCAGAATCTCTTGCACCAGAGAACCGAAAAcgtagatattaaaaaatactgtgtaCATTATCTTAAGAAAGTAGGTTCTTTTGAATACACTCGGAATACTCTTAAAAAGCTTGAATCTAAAGCCTATAAACAAATTGATGCATGTGGTGGGAACCCTGAGCTAGTAGCGCTAACAAAACACTTAAGTAAAATGTTCGAAGAAGAGAATGAATAATATTAAGCCATTCTCGATTAGGTCTGATAGCTTAGGTGacgtttttttgtcttttagcctATTGCCTTTTGAAAAATTTGGACCAAGCTGTTGGTCTCCAAAAACTGAGTGATAGTGGTGATGTGAGTGAGGTTGTTCAATGTAGAATCCCTGTGTACAGATAATCAGCATAGTACCAAGTTGAAGGAATCGCAAGGAGGCACATATAAATAAGTCTAATTTGGATGTGAGAATGTGCTATGATGGGATGTTGTGGCCAACTCTGCCACGCACATTCTGTTGATTCTGTCCATAAAGAAGACTTCAGCTTCTAGGAACTTTTATCCACATACTTCCTAACTGTATTATGTGGGCATTTTGCAATTCATCTACCCCATTTCCAAGCCATTGACTACTTGGGACCAGTTTCTATAGCTAGCTGGCCCAACGACCACAGGAACTCCTCTTTCTTCCTAAATGTTGTTGCTTAGAATAGCTCATTCTTCTCCCTGGAAACTCCCTTACTAAAGTCTTCCATGAAAAAGCTGACAGTGacaagcaaaaaagcaaaaacaaaaaaaaaacttacatctGCTATCCCctgcctcccactccatccctctcccacccccttgcccttggcaaccaccagttttttctctatgtccctgattctgtttctgtttcatagataggttcatttgtgtcatattttagattccacatataagtgatatcatacggtatttgtctttctctttctgacttcacttagtatgataatctgtagttgtattcatgttgctgcaaatggcattatttcgttctttataatggctgagtagtatttcattgcatatatgtaccacatcttctttatccgttcatcggtcgacggacatttaggtggtttccatgtcttggctattgtaaatagtgctgctatgaacataggggtgcgtgtatctttttgaattagagttttgtctgggtatattcccaggagtgagattgctggatcatatggcaacactatttttagttttttgaggaacctccatactgttttccatagcagcttcaccaacttacattcccaccaacagtgtaggagggtaaagtgaataatttttaaaactaatgcAAGAGCATTTATTATTCAGTTGGCCCCATGGAGAATCAGCAGGTTGGAGATTTGAGGACCAGCTCTGCCTCAGGAAAGCTGGGTTTATTTGGACATGTTGTTTACCTTCTCTGaccttgtttcccttttttttttaaaataaatttatttatttttggttgcgttgtgtcttcgttgctgcctgcgggctttctctagttgcagagagcaggggctactctttgttgtggtgcacaagcttctcattgcagtggcttctcttgttgcggagcacaggctctaggtgtgcgggcttcagtagttgtgactcgagggctctggagcacaggctcagtagttgtggtgcacgggcttagctgctccgcggcatgtgggatcttcctggaccagagcttgaacccgtgtcccctgcattggcaggcggattcttaaccactgcaccaccagggaagtccctgaccttgtttccttatcagtaaaatggggataatttttACCCTGCAGAACTACTGGAAGGATTTATTGGAATAATCTGTGTAAAGTCCCTGACATTGTATCTGGTGAGAAGCCAGAGGCTCATTCCAATAATACTGTCAGtactcaaattattttatttatttattattattattatttttttgcggtacgcgggtctctcactgttgtggcctctcccgttgcggagcacaggctccggacgcgcaggctcagcggccatggctcacgggcctagctgctccgtggcatgtgggatcttcccggaccggggcacgaacccgtgtcccctgcctcggcaggcggactctcaaccactgctccaccatggaagccctcaaattatttttttgaaactCATATTCTTAAAGTGCCTTCAGATTTAGTTTGAGTTACAGGGGAAAGAAAAGTTTCATTATCCTACAGTCATATTTCatttttgacattaaaaaatattgttcagGTTGGTCTTTTGACCTACTTATCAAACATTTGGTGGCTTTTGACTATTGCCAAAAATGAAATCACCATTAAACGACAGAAATGTATTGCTAttcaggatattttaaaaattacatatcatGATTTGGAGGCAAACCTAACAAAATAAGAGTTTCAAAAATGTTTGAGCAATGATTTCATCAATCTTGGCATTAATAAAAAGCTTCATAAAAAGACTAGCTGGAAGGTGCTAGATCCTCTTAGAAGTGTACATTCTAGTGGGCTTGTTTCAAAAAacacacatataattttatagtCTTATCTCATTTAAAGCATAAACTCTTAGCTTTTATCAGAAGTATTGGGTTTTCTATTGTAAAAATAATGTCATTCCCCTGATACCACATTTGGTAAGAAACCAATTTCAATTTCCAAGCATAAAGAAGAGTTTATAAAAGTGCAgttgtttccttttattccttttaatccTTTGATGCAGAAGAGAAGTCAAACCCTGAGATAGGTTACCAAGAATGTTCCAGAAGGGCCTAGAATCAAAATATGTGATCCAGggaaattataaaggaaattatGTGGCATAAAATATCAGCTATTGTATGGCCATCAGCAGGAGGACGAGACTATCAAGAGGAAGAGCCAAAATACCAAGCaagaaaaggttttttaaaatcttactgtgtttgatttttaaaacagctttattgagataaatcgTATaatatacaattcacccatttaaagtgtacaagtccATGGTTTTGAGTATATTCACTGTGTGCAACCATTActaaaatctaattttagaatattttcattacccaTAAAAGAAACCCTTTAGCAGTCATCCTCCCCCATTCCTCCCAAAACCCCCTCTCCCCCcggccctaggcaaccactacctactttctgtctctatagatttgcctattctggacatttcatacaagtgtaatcatacaatatgtgatcctttgtgactggcttttttcactcagtagcatgttttcaaggcctatccatgttatagcatgtatcagtacttcttCCTTCACATGGTTGAATAATCATCAGTtcatagacatttgggttgtttctgctttttttttttttttggctactatgtgtaatgctgctatgaacatgcatgtacaagtttttgtgtggatgtatgttttcattttcttgggtatatagctaggagtggaattgctgggtcatagggtaactcTGTGTCTAACATTTTGAAGAATCGccattttccatagcagctgcaccatttcacattctcaccagcaatgtatgagggttctgatttctccatatctgtttgattttgttttcaatcAGACATTCAAGACTGCTGACAGCCGATTCAGCCTATTAAGATGGAAAGAATTAGAAAGAGATATAACAAACATATGAAGTGTTTCAGGGCTGCTGACAGTGTCATAAGCCTGTTGGATGGAGAATCAGGAAAACattcaatgtaaaataaaatattttaaacattatcaTCATCAACCAAGATTGCTTGTCACCACCTGTTCTTTTGCGCTTATTGAAAAAGCAAGACCAACTGTGTCTTGGAGACACaacatacatattcatatttaGAGACTTAAGGACAAAAACTGAAAAGGGAGAGAGcttaatggaaataaataattgatgATAATTATAattgaggaagaaaatgaagaacaatttATGATATTATTTCAATGCGATATATTATCAAGCTAAATGTCCGATTTCACCTCTGCCATTCCCTCCCTGAAAACTGCATCCCAGCCAGAACCTCAGCTCCCACTGGCCCACCCTCTGATGACTCTGCTGTCCCATTTAGCCCGGATTCTTTGGCGGCTTCTCCACCTTTGCCTCTGAACACATAGCCTGTACTCATGTTACTCATTTGGCAACTTTTGACATATGGCATCTATTGTAGTTACTTAACTTTTGGTGCCCGTCTGCTTTGCCTCCTTTCCTCACTTCCTGAACTCAGTCAGGGTATTCAACTTGTATTAAATTTCCTAATTCACTGAACACAGCTTGCCATTATGATGTGAGAATTTCATAACGGCATTCAATTTATCTTTGCTGAGTGATTTCATTCTGGAGCATGACATATAAATTTCACTGATGTCACAAGATGACAAGGCACAAATTTTTCTTGTCAATTTCTGGACCCTGAAAATGAGCCCCCTCCcaattgtctattttttaaaacaatataccAATTTCAGAATAACAGTGCACACTAGCAGCCCCAAATAAATATTGATCATAAACTGACACCTAATCGAATGTCTGACTCATCCTGTGTGTGACCCATTTCTCGtctgagtacacacacacacactccatgcACACAACCTCAACAAAACTTCACCTGTCAGCATCTGCCTCTGAGCACACAAAACTTGAGCAGCAATAAAAAATAGGAGTTGCCACTTTCACAAAAGCCTGAACGTCTATTCCCAAGACTAGGAAGATAATGTTCATCTTCCTGAAAACCTTGAGAGATTTTATTTGCAACATTTTATGCTGCAGagcttatgaaataaaataataatgcaacACAGTATACTTTGGTTTTAAATAGCCCCTTTCATCCAAGAAGCTTAAAGAAACTTACAAACATTACTCATTCACcttcataaatttttttattgaattaacaAGATAGTCTACGGAGCAAAagttaaaagcaataaaaacaaccATATTTTATGTAAGGACTGTTCCAAACATATCcagtttccattttcttgacTTACATGAAATTATTCAGACTCTCATTAGTTTCAACCTCCAGGAGATAAGGCAACAATGAACTGCTGAAgtgtataaataaaaaagaataattcagaGCGCCAGTCGCATTTGTCTTCCCCCTGTCTAACTTAGAGCTTTAATTCTGAAGAAGGAAAAACCCGTGATACATTTCTTTCCTTGCCAATCCTATGTGTATTTCATGTTTTACAACAACTCCACTGTCTGTAATGGGGTTTGAGCTCTTGGGGGAAACTCTGTTGGTGCAAATAGACATATTCTTAGGATGCTACATAATGCTTTCATGGCCTAGCCATTTGGTTTTTGATCTTGATATTGCAAAGCCAAAATTTGCTTAGGTCACATGTTTTCAAGTGCGGGGCTGGGGCTTGTGGGGAGTGCGGGAAATCTCACCCACTGTGGAGGAGGGCGGGGATCGTAATTAAACCTACCTGAGGATGCTGATTTGTACAGTGTAGTAATTGTATTGGAAGTCTGTCTTCTCAGCTACTTCAGTCTATAGGCGTCTTAAGACCTGGTATTGTGGCTCCAGTATTCTCCATGGGTGTTTTCTTCAAGTGGGTGCTAGCCATTCTaatgaattatttcttaaattaacaTAAAAGCAAGACAATGCTcaaaagtaatattaaaataacagCATTGTCTTAGAACTTCTTGCAACAGCAATGAGAAAATGGATTTTCCCTAGGAAAGTGGAAGCCTCCACAAATGTCACCCTACCCTCTACCCCAGATTTTTCCAAACCATGTTTTTGTTTGTGGTCTGTTTGTTGGGAAAATTCCTCACCTGTCTGGATGTTGAACTAGATGCTAAATCCAGGCCTGAAACTCTGCAGGTTTTATAATCACACATTCACGAGACTCTAGGCTCTTATATATGCCAAGGCAAATGTTTAGATGACGATAAAGTAAGATATTGCCTgtagctttatttttctaaatgaattatttttattttattttatttttttaatgaattatttttttttatttatttatttttttgtggtacgcgggcctctcactgttttggcctctcccgtatgcggagcacaggctccagatgcgcaggctccgcggcatgtgggatcttcccagatcggggcacgaacccgcgtcccttgcatcggcaggcggactctcaacccctgcaccaccagggaagccctaatgaattatttttaaaggaatagtCAACAATGCTCAAGTGTTCTAGCTGATGTGTGACTTTGGCCCTATTTATGCTAtgccaaaataattattttagtgggaaacaagacaaaaaaagtcCCATTTATTATTTGACATGGTgtaaatcaaaaagaataaagatttgtcagttttaaaatattttattacagaaCATTAAAAACATACGAAGAGACAGAATAATCAACACTTATATACCCtttactacaaaaaaacaaacattaacaTTGGCCTTGCTGACTTTAttctcataaaataaaatgaaataaaataaaaaagaataagattcTGCTTTAGCTAAGGCTTTATCctgttcccttcctctcctttccattCCTGAAGAAAATCAGTATGCTAAAGTGGGTGTGCAGTGTTCTTGTACATATACAAATCCACTGAAAAATGACTAACTTCAGCTAGTTATTTATTGATCCCTAAATTGGTCAAAGTGAAACTTATTTCCACCTTTTCCTACAATTGCAGTGTTGCAATAAACACATATACACTTTTACTTGGGCACATGTGGGAGAGTTGCTCCAGGGTGGATATTGACATGTGGAATCTTGGGTTGCTGGGTAGACACATAATCAACTTTGTTAGGTATGGTCAACCTGCTCTCCAGATCACTCATCTGAAGAATCTTATAGGCTCCAGATCCTCACCATTGCTTAGTGTTTTCAGACTTTCAGACATGttaaatttttgccaatctgcTATATGTGAAAAGGTATTTAATTCACATTTTCCTGATTATAAGAGCAGTTGGTCTTTTAACATATTTCACATTTCATATGTTTTTTTGCCCACTtgggtttcttcctctgtgaattgCATTTTCAAACTTTTGGgccattgtgggtttttttgaagtatagttgatttacaatgttgtgttagtttcaagtgtatagcaaagtgattcagttttatatatatatatatatataatatatatatattatatatatacatatattctttttc from Lagenorhynchus albirostris chromosome X, mLagAlb1.1, whole genome shotgun sequence includes the following:
- the LOC132513887 gene encoding geranylgeranyl pyrophosphate synthase-like, giving the protein MLHNDSLLIDDVEDSSELRRGFPVAHSIYGIPSVINAANYVHFLDLEKVLTLDHPDAVKLFTRQLLELHQGQGLDTYWRDNYTCPTEEEYKTMVLQKTGGLFGLAVGLMQLFSDYKEDLKPLLNTPGLFFQIRDDYANLHSKEYSENKSFCEDLTEGKFSFPTIHAIWWRPETTQVQNLLHQRTENVDIKKYCVHYLKKVGSFEYTRNTLKKLESKAYKQIDACGGNPELVALTKHLSKMFEEENE